The nucleotide window CGTCGTCGCGCCTTCCAGATAGGCGGCATCGTCCAGCTCTCTTGGGATCGTCTTGAAATTCTGGCGCAGAAGGAAGATGCCGAAGGCAGACGCAATGTAGGGAATGGCGATGCCGGTCAGCGTGTCGATCAACCCCATGTCGTGCAATGTCTTGTAGTTCTGCACGATCAAGACGTCCGGCGTTACCATCAACTGCACGAGTACCAGGCCGAACAGGATGCCGCTGCCGCGAAACGGCCAGCGGGCAAGCGCGAAGGCCGCCAGCGTGCAGATGACGAATTGCGCAACCATGATGCCCACGACGAGAATGATCGTGTTGAGGAAGTATCGCGCAAACGGAGCCGCTTCCCACGCCTTGGCGAAATTGCCGAGCGTGAAGGGGGCCGCCAGGGTGAAATGCGTCGCATAGGCAGACGGGTGAAAGGCTGCCCAGAGCGCGTAAAGCATCGGCAGAGCCCACAGGAGCCCGACGAGCCATCCGGCCGTCGTGAAAAGGATCTGGACCATCCGCTCAGACATGCGTCATCCTATCGGTAATGGATCTTGCGATCGAGCAGGAAGAACTGCAGGCAGGCGATCAACGCCAGCACGATCAGCAGCACGCTGGACAAGGCCGCGGCATAGCTGGAATCCCAGAAACTGAATGCTACCTGGTAGATGTAGTAGAGAAGCAGCGACGTCGAATTGTTCGGGCCACCGCCGGTCATTGCAATCACTTGGTCGACGATGCGGAAGGCGTTGATCAGCGCATTGATCGCCACGAACAGTGTCGTCGGCATGACGAGCGGCCAGGTGATCCGCCGAAAAATCTGCCAGCGGCCGGCATT belongs to Neorhizobium sp. NCHU2750 and includes:
- a CDS encoding carbohydrate ABC transporter permease, whose translation is MSERMVQILFTTAGWLVGLLWALPMLYALWAAFHPSAYATHFTLAAPFTLGNFAKAWEAAPFARYFLNTIILVVGIMVAQFVICTLAAFALARWPFRGSGILFGLVLVQLMVTPDVLIVQNYKTLHDMGLIDTLTGIAIPYIASAFGIFLLRQNFKTIPRELDDAAYLEGATTFQTITRIYLPLARPIYVAYGLVSVSYHWNNFLWPLIVTSSVDKRPLTVGLQVFSSVDQGIDWSIICAAALMTSAPLMILFLLFQRAFIQSFMRAGIR